One region of Duncaniella freteri genomic DNA includes:
- a CDS encoding phage protein Gp36 family protein, whose protein sequence is MFLTLDDYRGVCDEYELKQITQNEETRLTAEAAALEQIGSYLRYRYDMTRVFASEGSERNAMLVQCAVNISLWLMVHRLPQNMGHERRECLYNDAIKWLRDIQAGKASPDLPLYESEDGDDARNPVRYGSMKPNRYDY, encoded by the coding sequence ATGTTCCTGACTCTTGACGACTACCGGGGCGTGTGCGACGAATACGAGCTCAAGCAGATAACACAGAACGAAGAAACACGCCTGACCGCCGAAGCCGCCGCCCTGGAGCAAATCGGTTCTTATCTGCGTTATCGCTACGATATGACCCGGGTATTTGCTTCTGAGGGCTCAGAGCGTAACGCTATGCTCGTACAGTGCGCCGTAAATATTTCCCTTTGGCTAATGGTTCACCGTCTCCCTCAGAATATGGGACACGAACGCCGGGAATGTCTCTATAACGACGCTATCAAATGGCTTCGCGATATTCAAGCCGGCAAAGCCTCCCCCGACTTACCTCTCTATGAGAGTGAGGACGGGGACGACGCACGCAACCCGGTGCGCTACGGCTCTATGAAACCAAACAGATACGACTATTAA